The Macaca fascicularis isolate 582-1 chromosome 11, T2T-MFA8v1.1 genome includes a region encoding these proteins:
- the LOC107126849 gene encoding LOW QUALITY PROTEIN: uncharacterized protein (The sequence of the model RefSeq protein was modified relative to this genomic sequence to represent the inferred CDS: deleted 2 bases in 1 codon; substituted 2 bases at 2 genomic stop codons) → MCQDHTESGALTFLPPDDAQAGKAPRPQQSWPGGSERRGGGWGRAGALEEQVRQGLSAQGHPRTQTYSRPRSPRPHCSCGKGKHGALPQGQCSTWLQLTTVTIPCCHHCSHCPGGQPGPQLHCTWTVWPXAVLSSASRACGEGHRRSTCQARLXCTGLPPLQGCLPRLVPGRPCPHLRGQDNGKWDSEGRERTESLEALSPRPVPRETSEEGPGSGWFQSPHSDGKADPG, encoded by the exons ATGTGCCAGGATCACACAGAGTCTGGGGCCCTCACTTTCCTCCCACCAGATGATGCCCAGGCTGGGAAGGCACCGAGACCGCAGCAGAGTTGGCCA GGGGGCAGTGAGAggaggggaggtgggtggggcagggctggggcacTGGAGGAGCAGGTTAGGCAGGGCCTGTCAGCCCAGGGGCACCCCAGGACTCAAACCTACAGCCGACCCCGCTCTCCTAGGCCTCACTGCAGCTGTGGGAAGGGGAAGCATGGAGCCCTCCCTCAAGGTCAGTGCAGCACCTGGCTTCAGCTCACGACAGTGACCATTCCCTGCTGCCACCATTGCAGTCACTGCCCTGGTGGGCAGCCTGGGCCCCAGCTCCACTGCACATGGACGGTGTGGCCTTAGGCAGTGCTGAGCTCGGCCTCACGGGCCTGTGGGGAAGGTCACAGGAGGTCCACGTGCCAGGCCCGGCTTTAATGCACAGGGTTACCACCACTGCAAGGTTGCCTGCCCCGTCTTGTACCCGGCCGTCCATGCCCTCATCTCAGGGGGCAGGACAATGGCAAGTGGGACtcagaggggagagagaggacagAGTCCCTTGAAGCCCTATCCCCAAGACCAGTGCCAAGAGAGACCTCAGAGGAGGGACCTGGGAGTGGCTGGTTCCAGTCCCCACACTCCGATGGGAAAGCTGACCCTGGGTGA